GTAGCGCCGCCTCGCATCCTCATCTGTAGTCGCCTTGAGTAGAGACGAAACACGCACACCACCGATCCAGCCTGGGCGGTGGTGCTTTTCTTTGAAGCTCACGGTCAAACCTCCCGAAAATCCGGAGCCCGCTCCCGGCGAACGCCGGACTGCTTTCATGCCAGCAGCCCCTGCCGCTTGCTCCAGTCCACCACCCGGTCGATGCAGGCTTTGAGAAGCTCCGGCTGGCCGAGGTAATAGTGGGTCGCGCGCGGGATCGTCATATATTCCTTGTTCTCGGTGGCGAGCGCCGCCCGGATCGTCGGATTGTGGGTCGCCGGGACCGCCTCGTCGGCATTGTTCTCGATCTGCAGCACCGGCGAGCGCTTGATCAGCGCCGCGTTCATCGGACCCTTGGCATTCGACAGGTCGTAGCTCCATTGCGAAAGCCAGGAACGCAGCGTCGTAAAGCGGGCAAGCCCCACCGGGCCGACATTGACCGTGCGCGGATCACCCATATAGCTCCTGCCGATCGGCCGGTCGTTCGGGTCGATGGTGCCGTCGAACCAGCGCACGTCGCACATGGTGCGGTGGACGACGAAGGCGCGCTCCTGCTCGAACGAGCCGCGGCGCTTCAGCTCCGCCAGCATGTCGAGCGCCCAGTGGGTGATCTTGCGGTTGCGGGCAACCTGGGCAGCCCGGAAGCGCTGGATGAATTCCGCCGAATAGGGCGGCTGGTGCGGGCAGTCCGGCGAATAGATGTCGAATTCCGGGTCGCGCAGATCCGGGTCCAGTTCGTCGAGAACCGACGGATCGAGCCATTCGGTCAGCGTTTCGGCACGCGACAGGTGGGCCGCGATGAAGATCACGCCGTCGGCGGGCTTCAGGCTCGCTTCGACGAGGTTGACCTCGTCGCCGGCCGGCGTGTGGGTGATCGTCGGGTTCTCGGCTTGCGCCTGATAGAACAGCGACAGCGAACCGCCGCCCGACCAGCCGACCAGCACGACCTTTTCGTAGCCGAGTTCGCCTCTGGCATAATCTAGCCACTTGCCGAGGTCGATCGCCACCTTCTCCATGATCAGGGCAGTGTCGTTCTTCGGATAACGGCTTGCGGCGCAGAGCACGTGCAGGCCGGCATCGGCAAGCGCCGTCGGCATCGGCAGGAGTTGCAGTGTCGAGGTGGGGTGCATGAAGACATAGACCGTCTTCGACGGCGCGTCGGCGCCGCGCAGAAGCTGGCCCTCGAGGTTGACCCTGCCGGAATTACCGGCAAAGCCGTAGGTCTCGGTATATTTCGCGGTCTCCGGAAAGGAGACAATCAGCGGGATCCGCTGCCATTCCGCCTTGGTGGTCATGGTGTCCTACCCGTATGCTTCGCCCGCACAGCCGGCGGTACCGGCGAACGGGCTTCCGAGATTGAGCTGTGATCGTGCCTTAACCGACCGCTTCCGGCGACCTGCTTCCCGCCACGACCGGCACGGAGGTGGCGTCGTAGGTGAACAGCCATTCGTAGCGCTGCTTGACCTTGTCTTCCTGCCATTCGGCATTGACATAGTCTTCGGCGAGCTTCGGATCCTTCAGCGCAGCATTGTGGAAACGGCTGAGATTGCCTTCCGCACCACGAACGATCTTGCCGGTGCGCTCGACGCGGGCGGCCTCGTAACCGGCAAAAGCCGCTTCGTAATTGCCGTTGTTTTCGGCGAGCGCCCGGGCGAGCACGAAACCGTCCTCGATCGCCATGACTGCGCCCTGGGCGAGGAACGGCAGGGTCGGATGGCAGGCGTCGCCGAGCAGCGTCACGCGGCCGCGGGTCCATTCGTCCATCGGCGGGCGAAGCATCAGGGCCCATTTATAGGGCACGTCGATCGCCTTGATCATCGTGTGGATGTCTTCGTGCCAGCCTTCATAGTCGGCAAGGCACTCTTCCACGGTGCCCGCGACCGACCAGGATTCGACCTGCCAGTCGGCGCGCTCGACGACCGAGACGTAGTTCATCAGCTTGCCGCCGCGCAGCAGGTACTGGATGACGT
This genomic window from Neorhizobium galegae contains:
- a CDS encoding alpha/beta hydrolase, whose protein sequence is MTTKAEWQRIPLIVSFPETAKYTETYGFAGNSGRVNLEGQLLRGADAPSKTVYVFMHPTSTLQLLPMPTALADAGLHVLCAASRYPKNDTALIMEKVAIDLGKWLDYARGELGYEKVVLVGWSGGGSLSLFYQAQAENPTITHTPAGDEVNLVEASLKPADGVIFIAAHLSRAETLTEWLDPSVLDELDPDLRDPEFDIYSPDCPHQPPYSAEFIQRFRAAQVARNRKITHWALDMLAELKRRGSFEQERAFVVHRTMCDVRWFDGTIDPNDRPIGRSYMGDPRTVNVGPVGLARFTTLRSWLSQWSYDLSNAKGPMNAALIKRSPVLQIENNADEAVPATHNPTIRAALATENKEYMTIPRATHYYLGQPELLKACIDRVVDWSKRQGLLA